A single Paenibacillus kribbensis DNA region contains:
- a CDS encoding L-lactate dehydrogenase: protein MKGKARKVAIVGAGMVGSSCAYSMVNQSICDEIMMIDRTYDRALAHALDLSHCMDFTSTRTKVHAGTFADCTDMDVVIITAGANPKQGKHDRLSVLDDAVIITREIVTAIMESGFDGIFVIAANPVDIVTYLVQSISGLPRSKVIGTGTSIDSSRLKTLLSEVFSIDPRSVQGYALGEHGDSQFVAWSHVTIGGKPLLHILRQHKERFSHVDLEDIARKTKDAGWEIFTRKGATYFGIANALAYITRSILNDDGKIIAVSTVLDGEYGHSDVCTGVPAIIGSGGIQEIIELELSPEEQAKFDASCRLISDNIRAMPGLV, encoded by the coding sequence ATGAAGGGGAAGGCAAGGAAAGTAGCGATTGTCGGCGCGGGAATGGTCGGTTCGAGCTGTGCCTACTCAATGGTCAACCAGTCCATTTGTGACGAAATTATGATGATTGACCGCACATATGACCGAGCCTTGGCACATGCCCTCGATCTATCCCATTGTATGGATTTTACGTCCACACGTACTAAGGTACATGCGGGAACGTTTGCAGATTGCACAGATATGGATGTTGTGATTATAACAGCAGGGGCCAATCCGAAGCAGGGGAAACACGACCGCCTGTCGGTATTGGATGACGCAGTGATTATCACTCGGGAGATTGTAACAGCCATTATGGAGAGTGGCTTCGACGGTATCTTCGTCATTGCAGCTAATCCTGTCGACATAGTGACCTATCTGGTGCAGAGTATTTCCGGTCTGCCGCGCAGCAAGGTGATCGGCACAGGCACCTCTATTGACTCATCCCGCCTCAAGACGCTGCTTTCTGAAGTATTTTCCATCGATCCCCGCAGCGTACAGGGCTATGCCCTTGGCGAACATGGCGATTCCCAATTCGTCGCCTGGTCACACGTCACGATTGGCGGAAAGCCACTCTTGCACATTTTGCGTCAGCATAAAGAGCGATTCAGCCACGTGGATCTGGAGGACATTGCCCGGAAAACGAAGGATGCAGGCTGGGAAATTTTCACCCGCAAGGGCGCTACTTATTTTGGCATAGCCAATGCGCTGGCCTACATTACCCGTTCCATTTTGAATGATGACGGTAAAATTATAGCGGTTTCTACCGTATTGGACGGCGAGTACGGGCACAGCGATGTCTGCACGGGCGTTCCGGCAATCATCGGCAGCGGAGGAATTCAGGAAATCATCGAGCTGGAGCTAAGCCCCGAAGAACAAGCCAAGTTCGACGCCTCCTGCCGTCTCATCAGCGATAATATTCGCGCCATGCCGGGCTTGGTGTAA
- a CDS encoding ABC transporter permease codes for MFGGYVRLLSVERLKMAKSPVWLLALVSPAIAVLIGLLANPGGNWLQLLTAMLTVHALLFMPMLTAVFGSLVCRFEHGGGGWKQLLSLPLSRTSLYAAKLTIIMALVGLTQLLFGGALLGVGAMQGMNGPIPWAVIVQSLLAGWVACMPLAALQLMVSFLWSSFAAPLALNFVFTVPNILIANSQTYGPYYPWVQPLLVMMPSGKDNFGAFMVPTDTLIAVILGSFVVFLFAGLMVFRYREI; via the coding sequence ATGTTCGGAGGATATGTACGGCTGCTTTCAGTCGAACGGTTGAAAATGGCTAAATCGCCCGTCTGGCTGCTTGCGCTCGTCAGTCCGGCGATTGCTGTCCTGATTGGATTGCTGGCGAACCCGGGAGGGAACTGGCTGCAGCTGTTGACTGCCATGCTTACAGTACATGCGCTGCTGTTCATGCCGATGCTGACCGCCGTGTTTGGATCCCTGGTTTGCCGATTCGAGCATGGGGGCGGCGGTTGGAAGCAACTGCTGTCACTGCCATTATCCCGCACCAGTCTGTACGCGGCCAAGTTGACGATCATTATGGCCTTGGTCGGATTGACCCAGCTATTGTTCGGGGGAGCGCTGCTGGGTGTTGGAGCTATGCAGGGTATGAACGGACCGATTCCTTGGGCAGTGATCGTCCAAAGTCTGCTCGCAGGCTGGGTGGCCTGTATGCCGCTGGCTGCGTTGCAGCTTATGGTGTCTTTCCTGTGGTCCAGCTTTGCCGCACCGCTTGCATTGAATTTCGTCTTCACCGTGCCGAATATTCTGATCGCCAACTCCCAGACCTACGGCCCATATTATCCGTGGGTGCAGCCTTTGCTGGTGATGATGCCGAGCGGAAAAGACAACTTTGGGGCGTTCATGGTGCCAACCGATACGCTGATTGCGGTGATCCTGGGCAGCTTTGTTGTGTTTTTGTTTGCGGGCCTGATGGTGTTTCGATATAGAGAGATATAG
- a CDS encoding ABC transporter permease, which yields MMMRALTADLLKARRKGIWFLVFLGPLGLVAMQGLNFGLRYDYLIPRYKGHLWESLMDNIAMFVPLALVLGATMVSSMLANVEHTSNSWKQLLALPISKFSVYMAKLTLAIVMLCVSCLLLTVGTWGLGMLLGFAEEPAPIGELLRLGFWPLGGTMPMLVLLLWLTVTFHNQALPVTLGITLGIGSMFASQLSEWFPLAWPQFAWVAPQAWMFASIGCGMGVILSLLTAVHFSRKDVA from the coding sequence ATGATGATGCGGGCGCTGACGGCGGATCTGCTCAAAGCACGCAGAAAGGGAATCTGGTTCCTGGTATTCCTTGGCCCTCTTGGGCTGGTGGCAATGCAGGGACTGAACTTCGGACTCCGCTATGACTATCTGATTCCGCGCTACAAGGGACATTTGTGGGAATCCTTGATGGATAACATCGCTATGTTTGTCCCCCTTGCGCTGGTGCTAGGAGCCACCATGGTCTCTTCCATGCTGGCGAATGTGGAGCATACGTCCAACTCCTGGAAGCAGCTGCTGGCCTTGCCTATTTCGAAATTCAGTGTCTATATGGCGAAGCTGACGCTGGCCATCGTAATGTTGTGCGTGTCCTGTCTGCTCCTGACGGTTGGAACGTGGGGACTGGGAATGCTTCTTGGTTTCGCGGAAGAGCCTGCACCAATAGGCGAATTGCTGCGGCTCGGATTTTGGCCTTTGGGTGGCACAATGCCTATGCTCGTACTGCTGTTGTGGCTAACGGTCACGTTCCATAATCAGGCGCTGCCTGTAACACTGGGCATTACGCTGGGCATCGGCAGCATGTTTGCTTCACAGCTGTCTGAATGGTTTCCACTGGCCTGGCCGCAATTCGCATGGGTGGCGCCTCAAGCGTGGATGTTTGCATCCATCGGCTGTGGAATGGGCGTAATCCTTAGCCTGCTGACAGCAGTACATTTTAGCCGAAAGGATGTGGCGTAA
- a CDS encoding ABC transporter ATP-binding protein, giving the protein MNEYIIETNGLSKIYKGRAAVNQLDLKIGHGDIYGFLGPNGAGKTTTIRMLLGLIRPTRGTIRIFGQDIRRHKLDILRKVGSLVEYPSYYGHLNAIENLEAIRRILNVPKENIADVLEVVRLTKHAKRPVKGYSLGMKQRLGIAAALLGNPEVLILDEPTNGLDPEGIQEMRELIQTMPKKRGITVLVSSHLLSEVEQMANTVGIIREGELVFQNTIHNLRQESAGGIRIVVSEPEAAQLIAREQGYHSVKDGTALDFENMNDAAVALLVRRLVENTHAVYRVEERRKSLEDMFMQVVGKGGGSL; this is encoded by the coding sequence TTGAACGAATACATTATTGAAACGAACGGTCTCAGCAAAATATACAAAGGCCGTGCTGCGGTTAACCAACTGGACCTGAAAATCGGCCATGGAGATATTTATGGCTTTCTCGGTCCGAACGGAGCGGGGAAAACGACGACGATTCGAATGCTGCTCGGACTCATTCGTCCAACCCGGGGAACGATCCGTATATTCGGACAGGATATTCGCAGACATAAGCTCGATATTTTGCGCAAAGTCGGCTCGTTGGTAGAGTATCCTTCGTATTATGGTCATTTGAACGCCATTGAAAACCTGGAGGCCATTCGCCGCATTTTGAATGTGCCCAAAGAGAACATTGCGGACGTATTGGAGGTTGTTCGACTGACCAAACACGCCAAACGTCCGGTCAAAGGCTACTCGCTGGGCATGAAGCAGAGACTTGGCATTGCAGCAGCACTGCTCGGGAATCCCGAAGTGCTTATTTTGGATGAGCCTACGAATGGTTTGGACCCGGAGGGCATTCAGGAAATGCGCGAATTGATTCAGACGATGCCCAAGAAACGGGGGATCACTGTACTGGTATCCAGCCATCTGCTGAGCGAGGTGGAACAGATGGCGAATACCGTCGGCATTATTCGCGAGGGCGAACTGGTCTTCCAAAATACGATTCACAATCTTCGTCAGGAATCCGCAGGGGGAATTCGTATCGTTGTATCGGAGCCGGAAGCAGCTCAACTAATTGCACGTGAGCAGGGCTACCATTCGGTAAAGGACGGAACAGCACTGGATTTTGAAAACATGAATGATGCGGCTGTGGCACTGCTGGTTAGAAGATTGGTCGAAAACACGCATGCCGTGTATCGTGTGGAGGAACGCCGCAAATCGCTGGAGGATATGTTCATGCAAGTGGTGGGCAAAGGAGGGGGCTCCCTATGA
- a CDS encoding sensor histidine kinase: MNGPRNGWERLRPGSGPDQGGRFGNSLLFRYLLIIVVAMMLLPIVLPATMLIYSMLSSWQMDLKPKNSHYPSTIRTESSWHREAVALKGATSEQISAHLRKIQRDIFPDSQIFWVDATGKTRLELPTQSDVPDQWSAAQAIAFMKQASYEGPFTVVAFIGGGKEDVNQGYMVLKVPRSFFEQQNTDSSMLMYYLFFIVLMLAGFIFVSLLFFVGIRRRLVRLQAAMSQRGEDGLPILVTTGRPDEIGKLEEAFNQMVEQLADSRGRERQEEELRKRLVADLSHDIRTPLTVVRSHLYTLDAENLSSKGKQSIMLMENKLKDLGSLIDNLLTYNLLSSGKYTLHNEPRDILRLVRECAASWYPVWEKEGFEVDIDLPEHSIVWKVDEQGFRRLLDNLFQNVVRHAASGHYIGIHVQEHYGKSALVIADKGPGMERQSCEKGAGIGLAITELLAREMNLERDIVSSSAGTQIRFLSKT; this comes from the coding sequence ATGAACGGGCCGCGTAATGGTTGGGAGAGGCTGCGTCCTGGCTCAGGTCCTGATCAGGGAGGGCGATTTGGAAATTCGCTGTTATTTCGCTATCTGCTCATTATTGTGGTAGCCATGATGCTTCTACCTATCGTGCTGCCTGCCACGATGCTTATCTATAGTATGTTGTCTAGCTGGCAGATGGATCTCAAGCCTAAAAACTCACACTATCCCTCAACTATCCGTACCGAAAGTAGCTGGCATCGCGAAGCTGTAGCCTTGAAAGGAGCCACATCTGAGCAAATCTCAGCCCATCTGCGCAAAATACAGCGGGACATATTTCCCGATTCACAGATATTTTGGGTGGATGCTACCGGGAAAACAAGATTGGAGCTCCCTACACAATCAGATGTCCCCGATCAATGGAGTGCGGCGCAGGCTATTGCTTTTATGAAGCAAGCAAGCTACGAGGGACCGTTCACAGTAGTGGCCTTTATTGGCGGCGGCAAAGAAGATGTGAATCAGGGCTACATGGTATTAAAAGTGCCCCGTTCATTCTTTGAACAGCAGAATACAGATAGCAGTATGTTGATGTACTACCTCTTTTTTATAGTATTGATGCTTGCAGGCTTTATATTCGTGTCTCTCCTGTTCTTTGTAGGCATTCGGCGCAGACTGGTGCGGCTTCAGGCGGCCATGTCGCAGCGAGGAGAGGATGGATTACCCATTCTCGTCACTACTGGACGTCCGGATGAAATCGGCAAGCTGGAGGAAGCGTTCAATCAGATGGTTGAGCAGTTGGCAGATAGTCGTGGACGTGAGCGACAGGAGGAAGAGCTGCGGAAAAGGCTGGTCGCCGATCTGTCACACGATATTCGGACACCACTTACGGTTGTGCGCAGTCATCTGTACACACTGGATGCGGAAAATCTGAGCAGCAAAGGGAAGCAGTCGATTATGCTGATGGAAAACAAGTTAAAGGACCTTGGGAGTCTGATCGATAACCTGCTCACCTACAATCTGCTGTCCAGTGGCAAATACACATTGCATAACGAACCACGCGATATCCTGCGGCTGGTGAGGGAATGTGCAGCCAGCTGGTATCCGGTATGGGAAAAGGAAGGCTTTGAGGTGGATATCGATCTGCCTGAGCATAGTATCGTATGGAAGGTCGATGAGCAGGGCTTCCGCCGTTTGCTGGATAATCTATTCCAAAATGTAGTTCGCCATGCTGCATCAGGCCACTATATTGGTATTCATGTACAGGAGCATTACGGAAAATCGGCGTTAGTTATTGCAGATAAAGGGCCGGGAATGGAGCGCCAGTCTTGTGAAAAAGGAGCGGGGATCGGCTTGGCGATTACGGAATTGCTGGCTCGTGAAATGAATCTGGAGAGAGATATTGTCAGTTCCTCTGCCGGGACACAAATCCGTTTCTTAAGCAAAACTTAA
- a CDS encoding response regulator transcription factor: protein MKTNVLYIEDDQDIGAWMHQYLEERNYAVRWLRNGDGAVEAARTCQLVILDVMLPGLDGFTIGKRLKKERPELPILMLSARTSIDDKLQGLDFADDYVTKPFHPDELIARMEVLLRRTGAAPEESIQLAHLTVYPLDNRIVNRDTGEEITLTGKQYHIFAYLLRHLGQIMTKEQMYEAVWGDPYIDGDKTLMVHIRHLREKLEIDPANPRIIETIRGVGYRVKA from the coding sequence ATGAAAACAAATGTACTGTACATTGAAGATGATCAGGATATCGGTGCTTGGATGCATCAATATCTGGAAGAACGGAATTACGCTGTAAGGTGGCTTCGCAATGGGGATGGGGCTGTGGAAGCGGCTCGTACGTGTCAGCTAGTCATTTTGGATGTGATGCTGCCCGGCCTGGATGGGTTCACGATTGGCAAGCGGCTCAAGAAAGAGCGCCCGGAGCTCCCGATTCTTATGTTGTCGGCTCGCACCTCCATTGACGATAAGCTGCAAGGACTGGATTTTGCCGACGATTATGTGACCAAGCCCTTTCACCCAGATGAGCTCATTGCACGAATGGAGGTTTTGCTGCGTCGAACAGGTGCCGCACCCGAAGAATCCATACAACTGGCGCATCTCACGGTGTACCCACTTGATAACCGTATTGTGAATCGTGATACCGGAGAAGAAATTACGTTAACAGGCAAGCAATATCATATTTTTGCTTATTTGCTGCGGCATTTGGGCCAGATTATGACCAAGGAGCAAATGTATGAGGCTGTGTGGGGCGATCCGTATATCGACGGAGACAAGACACTGATGGTTCATATCCGGCACCTGCGTGAGAAGCTGGAGATTGACCCTGCGAATCCCCGTATCATTGAGACGATCCGTGGTGTAGGCTACCGGGTGAAGGCGTAA
- a CDS encoding alpha-glycosidase — MLLEAIYHHPKRNWAFGYDDETIFLRLRTKKNDLTTVHALTVDKYDWERTRQLVPMSKFATDGRFDYYECSVKPTHRRLKYGFLLEDGEERLWMNEDNFTTEEPKNADNLFQYPFLNPIDILKPPAWVKDAVFYQIFPERFANGDPSISPEGVETWGGTPQRDNFFGGDLQGILNHLDHLSKLGISALYMTPVFKATTNHKYDTEDYMEVDPHFGDEEILKKLVGACHDRGIRVLLDAVFNHSGRTFKPFVDVLEKGEASPYKDWFHVHSFPLEVVDGTPTYDTFGLEPMMPKLNTEHPEVKKYLLGVAKHWIEEIGIDGWRLDVADEVDHAFWREFRTTVKQANPDAYILGEMWNESSEWLQGDQFDATMNYPFTYAVNDFFVKKVTDAQSFAFAIGQQLARYPLQASEVAFNLLDSHDTPRLLTLCGGDKRLMRLAAMFQFTYMGAPCIYYGDEIGLDGEADPGCRKCMEWDTDKQDHELFAFYRELIALRKAHPALRAKGSLTFLEAQPKSSSLAYERRSEEEVLLVLLNRSGKDHSFELDIPDQEWQLAFGASEWSTRAKGLRAELPPYGYAVLKAAPVRSVKPAKEKDGKAKRKA, encoded by the coding sequence ATGCTACTGGAAGCGATATACCATCATCCGAAGCGTAATTGGGCTTTTGGCTATGATGATGAAACGATATTTCTGCGGCTTCGCACCAAGAAAAATGACCTGACCACCGTTCACGCTCTCACCGTAGATAAGTACGACTGGGAACGTACCCGGCAGCTTGTTCCGATGTCCAAATTTGCTACCGACGGCAGGTTTGATTACTACGAATGCAGCGTAAAGCCTACTCATCGTCGGCTGAAATATGGATTTTTGCTGGAAGATGGAGAGGAACGGCTATGGATGAATGAGGATAATTTTACTACCGAGGAGCCCAAAAATGCAGATAATCTGTTTCAATACCCTTTTTTGAATCCGATAGATATTCTGAAGCCTCCTGCATGGGTGAAGGATGCCGTATTTTATCAGATTTTCCCGGAACGCTTTGCGAACGGTGACCCCTCCATTAGCCCGGAAGGTGTGGAGACATGGGGCGGCACGCCGCAAAGAGACAATTTTTTCGGCGGGGATCTACAGGGAATTCTGAATCATCTGGATCACCTGAGCAAGCTGGGGATTAGCGCCCTGTATATGACCCCTGTCTTCAAGGCAACGACGAATCATAAATACGATACCGAGGATTATATGGAGGTAGATCCGCATTTCGGGGACGAGGAGATACTAAAGAAACTGGTGGGTGCCTGCCACGACCGGGGAATACGGGTGCTGCTTGATGCGGTATTCAACCATTCAGGGCGTACCTTCAAGCCCTTCGTTGACGTGCTGGAAAAAGGCGAAGCCTCCCCTTACAAGGACTGGTTCCATGTACATAGCTTCCCGCTGGAAGTGGTGGATGGCACACCAACCTACGATACATTCGGGCTGGAGCCAATGATGCCCAAGCTGAACACCGAACATCCTGAGGTGAAAAAGTATTTGCTGGGCGTGGCAAAGCATTGGATCGAAGAGATCGGCATCGACGGCTGGCGGCTGGATGTGGCTGACGAAGTGGATCACGCCTTTTGGCGAGAATTCCGTACGACGGTCAAGCAGGCCAATCCGGATGCGTACATTTTGGGTGAAATGTGGAATGAATCGTCTGAATGGCTGCAGGGTGATCAGTTCGATGCGACGATGAATTATCCGTTCACCTATGCGGTGAATGATTTTTTCGTCAAAAAAGTGACCGACGCCCAAAGCTTCGCCTTTGCCATCGGACAACAGCTGGCCCGCTATCCGCTGCAGGCATCCGAGGTGGCCTTCAACCTGCTGGATAGCCACGACACGCCACGCCTGCTGACGCTGTGCGGAGGTGATAAGCGACTGATGCGGCTGGCCGCCATGTTCCAGTTCACGTACATGGGCGCGCCCTGCATTTATTACGGTGATGAAATCGGCCTGGATGGAGAGGCCGATCCAGGCTGCCGCAAGTGCATGGAGTGGGACACCGATAAGCAGGATCATGAGCTATTCGCCTTTTATCGCGAGCTGATTGCGCTCCGCAAGGCGCATCCAGCCCTCCGTGCTAAGGGCAGCCTTACTTTTCTGGAGGCACAGCCAAAAAGTTCGTCCCTCGCCTACGAACGCCGGAGCGAGGAAGAAGTACTGCTCGTGCTACTCAACCGTTCCGGTAAGGATCACAGTTTTGAACTGGACATTCCCGATCAAGAATGGCAATTAGCCTTTGGCGCAAGCGAGTGGTCCACAAGAGCAAAGGGGTTGCGTGCCGAGCTTCCACCCTACGGCTACGCCGTGCTGAAAGCAGCACCTGTCCGGTCAGTGAAGCCTGCGAAAGAAAAGGATGGCAAAGCCAAAAGAAAGGCATAA
- a CDS encoding methionine ABC transporter permease, giving the protein MMITGTTITWDQLWEALYESLLMVSISLFMGALIGIPIGILLVVTRPGGILENKWLYGVLNPMINIVRSLPFIILLVAIIPLTRLIVNTSIGTSAAIVPLIVYISPYIGRLVENSLLEVNPGILEAADAMGATPFQVIRYFLLPEAFSSLILSLTTATIGLIGATAMAGAVGGGGIGDLAISYGYQRFDTLVMLITVVVLVLFVQGVQSLGNLLSRKARRG; this is encoded by the coding sequence ATGATGATTACAGGAACCACGATAACCTGGGATCAACTGTGGGAAGCATTGTATGAATCCCTGCTTATGGTCAGCATATCATTATTCATGGGTGCGTTAATCGGTATACCTATCGGTATTTTACTGGTTGTCACCCGTCCGGGCGGCATTTTAGAGAACAAATGGCTTTACGGTGTTTTGAATCCAATGATAAACATCGTTCGTTCTTTGCCGTTTATCATTTTGCTGGTAGCGATTATTCCGCTAACCCGTCTGATTGTGAATACATCCATTGGAACCAGCGCGGCGATTGTCCCGCTGATTGTATATATTTCACCATATATCGGCAGGCTGGTCGAAAATTCGCTGCTTGAGGTTAATCCGGGAATATTGGAGGCGGCAGATGCAATGGGAGCGACCCCTTTTCAGGTCATTCGTTACTTTTTGCTTCCCGAAGCGTTTAGTTCCCTGATTTTATCGTTAACGACAGCGACCATTGGCTTAATTGGCGCCACGGCTATGGCTGGTGCGGTCGGCGGCGGCGGGATTGGTGATTTGGCCATCTCTTACGGCTACCAAAGGTTTGATACGTTAGTTATGCTGATTACTGTCGTCGTTCTGGTCTTGTTTGTCCAAGGTGTTCAGTCTTTAGGCAATCTGTTGTCCCGTAAAGCGCGCAGAGGTTAA
- a CDS encoding methionine ABC transporter ATP-binding protein — translation MIELKDVSKTYVRKGLSIEALKNINIKVDKGDIFGFIGFSGAGKSTLIRLVNRLEKVTSGEVLIEGELLNAYSTSGLRKVRKKIGMIFQHFNLLESKTVFDNIAIPLVLLKRNKRKIEQRVKELLEFTGLSEKANSYPSELSGGQKQRVGIARALASNPSILLCDEATSALDPQTTQSILDLLRKINQEYKITILIITHEMSVIQRICNKVAVMEKGEIIEQGNVLEVFGQPRHPTTQSFVRTVIHDKVPESVLRTFEQQESQRIYKLEFIGQSASDPVVHELIRKHEVHVNILFASMTEIQETTIGYMTIQLRGEQHAVEQAVSFVKSKGVNIQEVKDL, via the coding sequence ATGATTGAACTAAAAGATGTATCCAAAACCTATGTAAGAAAAGGGTTAAGCATAGAGGCGTTAAAAAATATAAATATCAAGGTAGATAAAGGGGATATCTTTGGCTTTATCGGATTCAGCGGTGCTGGTAAAAGCACATTGATTCGATTGGTCAATCGTCTGGAGAAGGTAACCAGCGGAGAGGTTCTTATCGAGGGGGAGCTGTTAAATGCCTATTCGACCTCGGGGCTACGGAAGGTAAGGAAGAAGATCGGAATGATTTTTCAGCATTTTAATTTGCTGGAATCGAAAACGGTGTTCGACAATATTGCAATTCCACTGGTGCTGCTCAAGCGCAACAAACGGAAGATTGAGCAGCGGGTAAAGGAGCTGCTGGAGTTTACGGGTTTGTCTGAGAAGGCGAACAGCTATCCAAGCGAGCTGTCCGGCGGTCAAAAGCAGCGTGTCGGGATTGCGCGGGCGTTGGCGAGCAACCCGTCCATTTTGCTCTGTGATGAGGCGACTTCGGCACTTGATCCGCAGACCACGCAGTCTATTCTTGATTTGCTTCGCAAAATCAACCAGGAATACAAGATCACCATTTTGATCATCACTCATGAGATGTCGGTGATTCAGCGAATTTGCAACAAGGTTGCCGTAATGGAAAAGGGTGAAATTATTGAGCAGGGCAACGTGCTGGAGGTATTCGGGCAGCCGCGGCATCCGACGACGCAAAGCTTTGTACGCACAGTGATTCACGATAAAGTGCCGGAAAGTGTGCTGCGGACGTTCGAACAGCAAGAATCACAGCGGATATACAAGCTGGAATTTATAGGACAATCTGCTTCCGATCCAGTGGTGCATGAATTGATTCGAAAGCATGAAGTTCATGTGAATATCTTGTTTGCCAGCATGACGGAAATACAAGAAACGACGATTGGCTATATGACGATCCAACTGCGTGGTGAACAGCATGCCGTCGAGCAGGCTGTTTCTTTTGTTAAGAGCAAAGGCGTCAATATTCAGGAGGTGAAGGACCTATGA
- the pdaA gene encoding delta-lactam-biosynthetic de-N-acetylase: MKRILALWLCVAVMGMLAVTGEPLLATQAVDGQPYHFGFKKSKGGELPSIAQEGFMHLIERQGGIFLGDTTKKELFLTFDNGYENGYTPKVLDVLKAKKVPAAFFVTGHFVKDQPALMRRMASEGHIIGNHSWSHPDMSTISPAEIRSELDRVRDASAELTGQKEMKYVRPPRGIFSEKALATCREAGYTSVFWSVAYKDWDTNIQQGADYAYQQVMRQLHPGAVILLHSVSKDNAEALGSIIDDARKQGYEFKSLNDLKVKHYH; encoded by the coding sequence ATGAAGCGAATATTAGCCTTGTGGCTATGCGTTGCGGTTATGGGGATGTTAGCAGTTACGGGTGAGCCCCTACTCGCTACCCAGGCTGTTGACGGACAGCCTTATCATTTTGGGTTCAAAAAAAGCAAGGGAGGCGAGCTGCCTTCTATCGCACAAGAGGGCTTTATGCACCTGATTGAGAGACAGGGAGGCATCTTTCTCGGAGATACTACGAAAAAAGAATTATTTCTCACGTTCGACAACGGCTATGAGAATGGATACACGCCCAAAGTACTGGATGTTTTAAAGGCCAAAAAGGTGCCAGCCGCCTTCTTTGTAACCGGGCATTTTGTAAAGGACCAGCCAGCTTTGATGCGCCGTATGGCAAGTGAGGGCCATATTATCGGCAATCATTCTTGGAGCCATCCTGATATGAGCACCATTTCTCCAGCAGAGATCCGGTCCGAGCTGGATCGGGTACGAGATGCATCAGCAGAACTAACTGGACAAAAGGAAATGAAATACGTCCGGCCGCCTCGCGGCATTTTCAGCGAAAAAGCATTGGCCACCTGTCGAGAAGCAGGATATACGAGTGTATTTTGGTCTGTAGCTTACAAGGACTGGGACACGAATATCCAGCAAGGAGCAGACTATGCCTATCAGCAGGTCATGCGTCAGCTCCATCCCGGAGCAGTCATTCTACTCCATTCTGTGTCCAAGGATAATGCCGAGGCCTTGGGTTCGATTATCGACGATGCTCGCAAGCAAGGCTATGAATTCAAAAGCCTGAACGACCTGAAGGTTAAGCATTACCACTAA